The Syngnathus typhle isolate RoL2023-S1 ecotype Sweden linkage group LG16, RoL_Styp_1.0, whole genome shotgun sequence genome includes a region encoding these proteins:
- the snx6 gene encoding sorting nexin-6 isoform X2, with amino-acid sequence MMQEGLDDGPDFLSEEDRGPRAVSVDLQTDATLQVDISDALSERDKVKFTVHTKSTLPNFKQSEFSVVRQHEEFIWMHDSFVENEDYAGYIIPPAPPRPDFDASREKLQKLGEGEGSMTKEEFTKMKQELEAEYLAIFKKTVAMHEVFLCRIAAHPILRKDLNFHVFLEYNQDLSVRGKNKKEKLEDFFKNVVKSADGVLVAGVKDVDDFFEHEKTFLLEYHNRVKDASAKSDRMIRSHKNAADDINRMASSLYALGTLDSTDLCKFFLKVSELFEKTRKIEARVAADEDLKLADLLKYYLRESQAAKDLLYRRSRALLDYENANKALDKARAKNRDVLQADTSQQLCCRKFDKISESAKQELIDFKTRRVAAFRKNLVELAELELKHAKGNLQLLQSCLGVLKGNT; translated from the exons ATGATG CAGGAAGGACTGGACGACGGACCGGACTTCCTCTCCGAGGAGGACCGAGGA CCCAGGGCGGTCAGCGTGGACCTCCAGACAGACGCCACGCTGCAGGTGGACATCTCGGATGCCCTCAGCGAACGAGACAAGGTCAAGTTCACTGTGCACACCAAG AGCACGCTGCCCAACTTCAAGCAGAGTGAATTCTCGGTGGTCCGCCAGCATGAAGAATTCATCTGGATGCACGACTCGTTCGTGGAGAACGAAGACTACGCCGGGTACATT ATCCCACCCGCCCCGCCCAGACCCGATTTTGACGCCTCCAGAGAGAAGCTGCAAAAGTTGGGCGAGGGAGAGGGCTCCATGACCAAGGAGGAGTTCACCAAGATGAAGCAGGAACTTGAAGC AGAGTACCTGGCCATCTTTAAGAAGACCGTGGCCATGCACGAGGTTTTTCTGTGTCGCATAGCGGCGCACCCCATCCTCAGGAAGGACCTCAACTTCCACGTCTTCCTGGAATACAACCAGGAC CTGAGTGTGCGTGGTAAGAATAAGAAGGAGAAATTGGAGGACTTCTTCAAGAATGTGGTCAAGTCGGCCGACGGTGTCTTGGTGGCGGGCGTCAAG GACGTGGATGACTTCTTTGAGCACGAGAAGACTTTTCTGTTGGAGTATCACAACAGAGTCAAAGACGCCTCGGCCAAATCCGACAGGATGATCCGCTCCCACAAGA ATGCTGCAGATGACATCAACCGAATGGCGTCGTCGCTGTACGCCTTGGGAACACTGGACTCTACTGACCTGTGCAA ATTCTTCCTCAAAGTGTCCGAGCTCTTTGAGAAGACCAGG AAAATCGAAGCTCGTGTGGCCGCCGACGAGGACTTGAAGTTGGCCGACTTGTTGAAATACTACCTGAGAGAATCGCAGGCTGCAAAG GACCTCCTGTACCGCCGCAGTCGAGCGCTGCTGGACTACGAGAACGCCAACAAGGCTCTGGACAAAGCTCGCGCCAAGAACCGCGACGTCCTGCAGGCGGACACCAGCCAGCAGCTGTGCTGCCGCAAGTTTGACAAGATCTCCGAGTCTGCCAAGCAAG AGCTTATCGATTTTAAGACGAGGCGAGTGGCGGCATTCAGAAAGAACCTGGTGGAGCTGGCTGAGCTGGAGCTCAAACACGCTAAG GGGAACCTGCAGTTGTTGCAGAGTTGTCTGGGGGTCCTGAAAGGAAACACTTAG
- the snx6 gene encoding sorting nexin-6 isoform X3, with protein sequence MPSANETRSSSLCTPSVPLYPQSTLPNFKQSEFSVVRQHEEFIWMHDSFVENEDYAGYIIPPAPPRPDFDASREKLQKLGEGEGSMTKEEFTKMKQELEAEYLAIFKKTVAMHEVFLCRIAAHPILRKDLNFHVFLEYNQDLSVRGKNKKEKLEDFFKNVVKSADGVLVAGVKDVDDFFEHEKTFLLEYHNRVKDASAKSDRMIRSHKNAADDINRMASSLYALGTLDSTDLCKFFLKVSELFEKTRKIEARVAADEDLKLADLLKYYLRESQAAKDLLYRRSRALLDYENANKALDKARAKNRDVLQADTSQQLCCRKFDKISESAKQELIDFKTRRVAAFRKNLVELAELELKHAKGNLQLLQSCLGVLKGNT encoded by the exons ATGCCCTCAGCGAACGAGACAAGGTCAAGTTCACTGTGCACACCAAG CGTGCCCCTGTATCCGCAGAGCACGCTGCCCAACTTCAAGCAGAGTGAATTCTCGGTGGTCCGCCAGCATGAAGAATTCATCTGGATGCACGACTCGTTCGTGGAGAACGAAGACTACGCCGGGTACATT ATCCCACCCGCCCCGCCCAGACCCGATTTTGACGCCTCCAGAGAGAAGCTGCAAAAGTTGGGCGAGGGAGAGGGCTCCATGACCAAGGAGGAGTTCACCAAGATGAAGCAGGAACTTGAAGC AGAGTACCTGGCCATCTTTAAGAAGACCGTGGCCATGCACGAGGTTTTTCTGTGTCGCATAGCGGCGCACCCCATCCTCAGGAAGGACCTCAACTTCCACGTCTTCCTGGAATACAACCAGGAC CTGAGTGTGCGTGGTAAGAATAAGAAGGAGAAATTGGAGGACTTCTTCAAGAATGTGGTCAAGTCGGCCGACGGTGTCTTGGTGGCGGGCGTCAAG GACGTGGATGACTTCTTTGAGCACGAGAAGACTTTTCTGTTGGAGTATCACAACAGAGTCAAAGACGCCTCGGCCAAATCCGACAGGATGATCCGCTCCCACAAGA ATGCTGCAGATGACATCAACCGAATGGCGTCGTCGCTGTACGCCTTGGGAACACTGGACTCTACTGACCTGTGCAA ATTCTTCCTCAAAGTGTCCGAGCTCTTTGAGAAGACCAGG AAAATCGAAGCTCGTGTGGCCGCCGACGAGGACTTGAAGTTGGCCGACTTGTTGAAATACTACCTGAGAGAATCGCAGGCTGCAAAG GACCTCCTGTACCGCCGCAGTCGAGCGCTGCTGGACTACGAGAACGCCAACAAGGCTCTGGACAAAGCTCGCGCCAAGAACCGCGACGTCCTGCAGGCGGACACCAGCCAGCAGCTGTGCTGCCGCAAGTTTGACAAGATCTCCGAGTCTGCCAAGCAAG AGCTTATCGATTTTAAGACGAGGCGAGTGGCGGCATTCAGAAAGAACCTGGTGGAGCTGGCTGAGCTGGAGCTCAAACACGCTAAG GGGAACCTGCAGTTGTTGCAGAGTTGTCTGGGGGTCCTGAAAGGAAACACTTAG
- the snx6 gene encoding sorting nexin-6 isoform X1, with protein sequence MTPLSFARSRKDWTTDRTSSPRRTEDPGRSAWTSRQTPRCRWTSRMPSANETRSSSLCTPSVPLYPQSTLPNFKQSEFSVVRQHEEFIWMHDSFVENEDYAGYIIPPAPPRPDFDASREKLQKLGEGEGSMTKEEFTKMKQELEAEYLAIFKKTVAMHEVFLCRIAAHPILRKDLNFHVFLEYNQDLSVRGKNKKEKLEDFFKNVVKSADGVLVAGVKDVDDFFEHEKTFLLEYHNRVKDASAKSDRMIRSHKNAADDINRMASSLYALGTLDSTDLCKFFLKVSELFEKTRKIEARVAADEDLKLADLLKYYLRESQAAKDLLYRRSRALLDYENANKALDKARAKNRDVLQADTSQQLCCRKFDKISESAKQELIDFKTRRVAAFRKNLVELAELELKHAKGNLQLLQSCLGVLKGNT encoded by the exons ATGACGCCTCTCTCGTTTGCTCGCAGCAGGAAGGACTGGACGACGGACCGGACTTCCTCTCCGAGGAGGACCGAGGA CCCAGGGCGGTCAGCGTGGACCTCCAGACAGACGCCACGCTGCAGGTGGACATCTCGGATGCCCTCAGCGAACGAGACAAGGTCAAGTTCACTGTGCACACCAAG CGTGCCCCTGTATCCGCAGAGCACGCTGCCCAACTTCAAGCAGAGTGAATTCTCGGTGGTCCGCCAGCATGAAGAATTCATCTGGATGCACGACTCGTTCGTGGAGAACGAAGACTACGCCGGGTACATT ATCCCACCCGCCCCGCCCAGACCCGATTTTGACGCCTCCAGAGAGAAGCTGCAAAAGTTGGGCGAGGGAGAGGGCTCCATGACCAAGGAGGAGTTCACCAAGATGAAGCAGGAACTTGAAGC AGAGTACCTGGCCATCTTTAAGAAGACCGTGGCCATGCACGAGGTTTTTCTGTGTCGCATAGCGGCGCACCCCATCCTCAGGAAGGACCTCAACTTCCACGTCTTCCTGGAATACAACCAGGAC CTGAGTGTGCGTGGTAAGAATAAGAAGGAGAAATTGGAGGACTTCTTCAAGAATGTGGTCAAGTCGGCCGACGGTGTCTTGGTGGCGGGCGTCAAG GACGTGGATGACTTCTTTGAGCACGAGAAGACTTTTCTGTTGGAGTATCACAACAGAGTCAAAGACGCCTCGGCCAAATCCGACAGGATGATCCGCTCCCACAAGA ATGCTGCAGATGACATCAACCGAATGGCGTCGTCGCTGTACGCCTTGGGAACACTGGACTCTACTGACCTGTGCAA ATTCTTCCTCAAAGTGTCCGAGCTCTTTGAGAAGACCAGG AAAATCGAAGCTCGTGTGGCCGCCGACGAGGACTTGAAGTTGGCCGACTTGTTGAAATACTACCTGAGAGAATCGCAGGCTGCAAAG GACCTCCTGTACCGCCGCAGTCGAGCGCTGCTGGACTACGAGAACGCCAACAAGGCTCTGGACAAAGCTCGCGCCAAGAACCGCGACGTCCTGCAGGCGGACACCAGCCAGCAGCTGTGCTGCCGCAAGTTTGACAAGATCTCCGAGTCTGCCAAGCAAG AGCTTATCGATTTTAAGACGAGGCGAGTGGCGGCATTCAGAAAGAACCTGGTGGAGCTGGCTGAGCTGGAGCTCAAACACGCTAAG GGGAACCTGCAGTTGTTGCAGAGTTGTCTGGGGGTCCTGAAAGGAAACACTTAG
- the LOC133169052 gene encoding cofilin-1-B-like isoform X2 gives MTSGVNVAKEVADLYDDIKFKKTLKVAFFRISDDKKSIIVDTENQVKWNQEDPYSTFVKMLPEDDCRYIVFDVSYVTNDSGDKTQLVFISCLQPRLPTRVLVLLAGPPSPLPSHARWFMPAPKATSRKSWNCRTSGV, from the exons ATG ACCTCAGGTGTGAATGTGGCTAAGGAGGTGGCCGATTTGTATGATGACATCAAGTTCAAGAAGACCCTCAAGGTGGCGTTCTTTCGCATAAGCGACGACAAGAAGTCCATCATCGTGGACACGGAAAACCAAGTGAAGTGGAATCAGGAGGACCCCTACAGCACATTTGTCAAAATGCTCCCGGAAGACGATTGCCGATACATCGTGTTCGACGTGTCCTACGTGACCAACGATTCTGGGGACAAGACGCAGCTGGTTTTCATCTCTTG CTTGCAGCCGAGGCTTCCCACTCGCGTTTTGGTTCTTCTCGCAG GGCCCCCGAGTCCGCTCCCATCTCACGCAAGATGGTTCATGCCAGCTCCAAAAGCTACATCAAGAAAGAGTTGGAAC TGTCGAACGAGTGGAGTCTAA
- the LOC133169052 gene encoding cofilin-2-like isoform X1, whose amino-acid sequence MTSGVNVAKEVADLYDDIKFKKTLKVAFFRISDDKKSIIVDTENQVKWNQEDPYSTFVKMLPEDDCRYIVFDVSYVTNDSGDKTQLVFISWAPESAPISRKMVHASSKSYIKKELELSNEWSLTDKAEAGDWKDLACKLKGAVIVEGRQV is encoded by the exons ATG ACCTCAGGTGTGAATGTGGCTAAGGAGGTGGCCGATTTGTATGATGACATCAAGTTCAAGAAGACCCTCAAGGTGGCGTTCTTTCGCATAAGCGACGACAAGAAGTCCATCATCGTGGACACGGAAAACCAAGTGAAGTGGAATCAGGAGGACCCCTACAGCACATTTGTCAAAATGCTCCCGGAAGACGATTGCCGATACATCGTGTTCGACGTGTCCTACGTGACCAACGATTCTGGGGACAAGACGCAGCTGGTTTTCATCTCTTG GGCCCCCGAGTCCGCTCCCATCTCACGCAAGATGGTTCATGCCAGCTCCAAAAGCTACATCAAGAAAGAGTTGGAAC TGTCGAACGAGTGGAGTCTAACTGACAAGGCAGAGGCTGGCGACTGGAAAGATCTGGCCTGCAAGCTGAAAGGGGCTGTGATTGTGGAGGGGAGGCAGGTGTGA